A stretch of Vespula vulgaris chromosome 5, iyVesVulg1.1, whole genome shotgun sequence DNA encodes these proteins:
- the LOC127063659 gene encoding uncharacterized protein LOC127063659: protein MPSLLFHHWIAGWLLLGLFGSNMSDCQNLYLMPYGTYYDDYRIESNDRVKYVVPETYYQYSPPVDSDLENNILRKNRLNFPPSNPSSYDYIAPSQDILDNKRRPDENDENNVWLDEEILEKMNALERMLSDESNEKDFETKNSINDKIISDSIMPEETKRVVRQVRKQRPGFFWTLAKLAFETFNDTQSAIKQITSIISNSIGPDTTTNRSTSSDSLMESSKTSMMSDRNETAITTEATMTNTKQTPVLTRSELQSIITRNIKGLIRLFNIEWQDALKQSDVNVDEFRKDLGKQVGTYLQDNPNAY, encoded by the exons ATGCCTTCGTTGTTATTTCATCATTGGATCGCCGGTTGGCTCTTGCTGGGTTTATTTGGATCAAACATGTCTGATTGTCAAAATTTATACTTGATGCCGTACGGAACTTATTACGACGATTACCGAATTGAATCAAACGATCGTGTCAAATATGTCGTACCAGAAACGTATTATCAATACTCACCTCCTGTAGATTCAGAtctcgaaaataatattttaagaaagaaTCGTTTGAATTTTCCGCCGTCGAATCCATCAAGCTACGATTATATCGCTCCGTCACAGGATATCCTTGATAATAAACGTCGTCCTGATGAAAACGATGAGAATAACGTTTGGTTGGATGAAGAGATTCTTGAAAAAATGAATGCACTCGAAAGAATGCTATCGGATGAGTCGAACGAGAAGGATTTCGAGACGAAAAATTCTATCAACGATAAAATCATTTCGGACTCTATCATGCCGGAAGAAACAAAGAGGGTCGTCAGACAAGTTCGTAAACAGAGACCAGGATTTTTTTGGACTCTGGCGAAGCTCGCTTTTGAg acGTTCAACGATACTCAATCGGCAATCAAACAAATTACTTCAATAATTAGTAACAGTATTGGACCGGATACGACAACTAATAGATCGACGAGCAGCGATTCGTTGATGGAATCGAGTAAAACGTCGATGATGAGCGATAGAAATGAAACCGCAATAACAACAGAAGCCACAATGACGAACACGAAACAAACTCCAGTACTTACAAGAAGCGAACTTCAATCAATAATTACTAGAAACATCAAAGGATTGATTCGGTTATTTAACATTGAGTGGCAAGACGCCCTTAAA cAATCGGATGTTAATGTGGATGAATTTAGAAAGGATCTTGGTAAGCAAGTAGGAACGTATTTGCAAGATAATCCCAATGCCTATTGA
- the LOC127063841 gene encoding tetraspanin-9 — MGRTGYTCIRHVFCSLNVLIWLCACGILGAGLWLRLAYSGYTTLVPQYSFASADSLLLAAGCVTFVIAFFGCCGAWFQSRCMLITYFSLVILMFLAEFMLGTLAFIFREHLARSLKEELLFGIERHYNLTREPGTLPAVWDHIHTEFHCCGVRDYTDWYQIDAWPTEDRVPDSCCIQRERYCGRLDPEGLNKELWYKEGCASAIQLWLVTRLHVVGTVGLVVAFLQLFGQVASMILFCTVRQKKSSHTYKSYDTTNT, encoded by the exons ATGGGCCGCACAGGATACACGTGCATAAGGCACGTCTTCTGCTCCCTCAACGTTCTCATATGG TTATGCGCTTGTGGAATTTTGGGTGCTGGCCTTTGGTTGCGATTGGCTTACTCAGGATACACGACTTTGGTTCCGCAATACAGTTTTGCATCGGCTGATTCTTTGTTACTAGCGGCAGGATGTGTAACCTTCGTTATTGCTTTCTTCGGATGCTGTGGAGCTTGGTTCCAATCGAGATGCATGTTGATTACG TACTTCAGTCTCGTTATACTGATGTTCCTGGCTGAATTCATGCTCGGTACACTCGCCTTTATATTCCGCGAGCATCTCGCTAGAAGTCTTAAAGAAGAATTGCTATTTGGCATTGAGAGGCATTACAATTTGACTAGAGAACCTGGTACTCTACCTGCTGTTTGGGATCATATACATACCGAG TTTCATTGTTGCGGTGTTCGAGACTACACCGATTGGTATCAGATCGATGCGTGGCCAACGGAAGATCGAGTACCAGACTCTTGTTGTATACAACGAGAAAGGTACTGTGGTAGACTCGATCCTGAAGGATTGAACAAAGAACTTTGGTACAAGGAAGGTTGTGCATCAGCCATTCAATTATGGCTGGTTACAAGGTTACACGTTGTTGGTACCGTTGGATTGGTTGTTGCTTTTCTTCAATTATTTGGACAAGTTGCCAGTATGATACTCTTTTGCACAGTTAGGCAAAAGAAATCCTCACACACGTACAAGAGCTATGATACTACCAATACCTAG
- the LOC127063842 gene encoding uncharacterized protein LOC127063842, translating to MGAFSNRMLLLWIFEFLLLCLPTSNCYPIEEPTKFLLSTEGLNVENIQKPSKLEQAQTIAAKNIASVITAKSELLDQGRKSLESFRYPSDIFTNTPKIRETVHLENESEQSLTEKTISLPFNDLLVNFFMPTSLLDRIKEEEKYGNTGNNLAGIGKALINGYENFSNFLNSALSSTQNFKKAVGENISETLDQIGGKLIGLQ from the exons ATGGGTGCTTTCTCAAATAGAATGCTACTTTTATGGATTTTTGAGTTTCTCCTTCTATGTCTTCCTACGTCAAACTGTTATCCTATAGAAGAACCAACGAAATTCCTCCTCAGCACTGAGGGACTGAACGTAGAAAACATTCAAAAACCATCGAAATTGGAGCAAGCCCAA ACCATCGCAGCAAAAAACATCGCCTCGGTGATCACAGCAAAGTCCGAGCTCTTGGATCAAGGACGTAAATCTTTGGAATCCTTTCGATATCCTTCTGATATTTTTACCAATACTCCAAAGATTCGCGAAACTGTTCACCTAGAAAACGAATCCGAACAATCGCTCACGGAAAAAACGATTTCATTGCCATTCAatgatttactcgtgaatttCTTCATGCCAACTTCTTTGCTAgatcgaataaaagaagaagagaaatatggTAACACGGGAAATAATCTTGCCGGTATTGGAAAAGCTTTAATTAACGGCTATGAAAATTtcagtaattttttaaattccgCATTGAGC TCGACACAAAATTTTAAGAAGGCAGTGGGAGAAAATATAAGTGAAACATTAGATCAGATCGGAGGAAAGCTTATTGGACttcaatga
- the LOC127063660 gene encoding uncharacterized protein LOC127063660 isoform X2, translated as MKGSFLSTFPFRSIMRVYFLIGVIALAAALEDAALQSQIYGDRLDQKKSVIDKIFNIPITAVKQTAVVAQSFTPENKETIDNIFQIPISTLEAVGSLVKTTSSQRLENADEIQKRRQERRDRIQAQREEQRLRREQIQNERLQKKASRYPRHHQKDPFGLNSLTKLFINHHGALYKPHQIHSLLGNYHCCSSNGHGGNNGGNHGSHGNYGEKFHHLDDVCSTRHL; from the exons ATGAAAGGCAGCTTTCTCAGCacctttccttttcgttcgatCATGCGAGTTTACTTTCTGATTGGTGTCATTGCTCTCGCGGCTGCATTGGAGGAT gcCGCTTTACAAAGTCAAATTTATGGAGATCGTCTTGACCAGAAGAAAAGcgtaatcgataaaatatttaac ATTCCAATTACGGCCGTTAAACAAACTGCAGTAGTAGCGCAATCATTTACACCAGAAAATAAGGAAACGATCGACAACATTTTTCAG ATCCCAATTTCAACTTTGGAGGCGGTTGGAAGTCTCGTAAAAACAACTTCATCGCAGAGATTAGAAAACGCTGATGAAATTCAAAAGAGACGTCAGGAGAGACGTGATCGAATACAGGCTCAACGAGAGGAACAGAGACTAAGAAGAGAGCAAATACAAAACGAACGATTGCAAAAGAAGGCATCGAGATATCCAAGACACCATCAAAAAGATCCTTTTGGATTGAATTCGTTGACGAAACTTTTTATTAACCATCATGGTGCCCTTTACAAACCTCATCAAATACATTCTCTTCTTGGAAATTATCACTGTTGTTCAAGTAACGGTCATGGCGGTAATAATGGCGGTAATCATGGAAGTCATGGAAATTACGGAg aaaaatttcatcatCTTGACGACGTGTGTTCTACGAGGCACTTGTAA
- the LOC127063835 gene encoding uncharacterized protein LOC127063835 isoform X2, with the protein MATRKVSVSSVLLAVNLFLFFSFLIDARKVEDNVQSFGGLPFLQFTRDGVRVNFAGYHAETGLGGFLGDSQTGGGLHASAGTPFGPQASAGLGGLLNGNNANTGGGLFAQAGLGHNRPAARAGLGGILDGSGNSNNPNAAGNLFAEAGLGNNLPGAKAGLGGILDGSGNSNNPVAGNLFAEAGLGNNLPAARTGLGGVLDGSGNLNNPVAGNLFAEAGLGNNQPAARAGLEGSIPKNHKNQRAIASKSLVLVNEPVPESKYSSPVGTSAELYGNVYPDANSGYVSDKSAFENVQKIPTSRDRSVEENRKINESTTSINGLISSKAVVTANAGANGNAAIGSNVNTAPEQPVLNHWYLRKRFRTGPLRKQIIQSSSVIPVSVPIPASTSSATSGTASGAASASGEIISRVNTDGLTGSDIIFVGSKTYKPGSFFDDIFNIPISTLTAVNQLLRNNVG; encoded by the exons ATGGCGACGAGAAAAGTGAGCGTTAGCAGTGTCCTTCTAGCAGtgaatctctttctatttttttcttttctaatcgatGCTAGAAAAGTCGAAGATAATGTTCAATCTTTCGGTGGG CTACCGTTCTTACAATTCACAAGAGACGGTGTCCGTGTGAATTTTGCTGGATATCATGCTGAAACTGGTCTCGGTGGTTTTCTTGGTGATTCTCAAACCGGTGGAGGACTTCATGCAAGTGCTGGAACACCGTTTGGTCCACAAGCATCTGCTGGATTAGGTGGACTACTTAACGGTAATAATGCAAACACAG GTGGTGGCTTATTCGCACAAGCTGGTCTTGGACATAATCGACCAGCAGCCAGGGCTGGTCTTGGAGGAATCCTAGACGGAAGTGGAAATTCGAATAATCCGAATGCTGCCGGTAATCTTTTCGCCGAAGCTGGACTTGGAAATAATCTACCAGGAGCTAAAGCTGGCCTTGGAGGAATCTTAGATGGAAGTGGAAATTCGAATAATCCTGTTGCCGGTAATCTTTTCGCAGAAGCTGGACTTGGAAATAATCTACCAGCAGCCAGAACTGGACTTGGAGGAGTCCTAGATGGAAGTGGAAATTTGAATAATCCTGTTGCCGGTAATCTTTTCGCAGAAGCTGGACTTGGAAATAATCAACCAGCAGCCAGAGCTGGACTCGAAG GATCAATACCGAAAAATCACAAGAACCAAAGAGca atagcTTCAAAATCGTTAGTCTTGGTCAACGAACCTGTTCCCGAATCAAAATAC tcTTCACCAGTAGGTACGTCAGCAGAACTATATGGAAATGTTTATCCTGATGCGAATTCGGGTTACGTCAGTGACAAGAGTGCATTCGAAAATGTACAAAAGATCCCAACTTCCCGTGATAGATCGgtcgaagaaaatcgaaagataaaCGAATCTACTACGTCTATCAATGGCTTGATATCTTCGAAAGCAGTCGTTACAGCTAATGCTGGAGCTAATGGCAATGCTGCGATTG GTAGTAATGTTAATACGGCACCAGAACAACCGGTGTTGAATCATTGGTACTTAAGAAAGAGATTTCGCACTGGTCCATtgagaaaacaaataatacaatCGAGTTCGGTGATACCAGTTTCGGTTCCAATCCCAGCATCCACGTCTAGCGCCACATCAGGAACTGCATCTGGTGCGGCCAGTGCATCCGGAGAAATTATCTCACGAGTGAATACCGACGGTTTGACTGGCAGTGACATCATTTTTGTTGGTTCAAAAACTTATAAACCCGGATCGTTCtttgatgatatttttaat ATACCGATTTCCACGTTGACGGCGGTAAATCAATTGCTCAGAAATAATGTTGGTTGA
- the LOC127063835 gene encoding uncharacterized protein LOC127063835 isoform X1, with protein sequence MATRKVSVSSVLLAVNLFLFFSFLIDARKVEDNVQSFGGLPFLQFTRDGVRVNFAGYHAETGLGGFLGDSQTGGGLHASAGTPFGPQASAGLGGLLNGNNANTGGGLFAQAGLGHNRPAARAGLGGILDGSGNSNNPNAAGNLFAEAGLGNNLPGAKAGLGGILDGSGNSNNPVAGNLFAEAGLGNNLPAARTGLGGVLDGSGNLNNPVAGNLFAEAGLGNNQPAARAGLEGVLNGNENKPISDNVHYDTVSSNTASIKPSTSHTNIQLISGSIPKNHKNQRAIASKSLVLVNEPVPESKYSSPVGTSAELYGNVYPDANSGYVSDKSAFENVQKIPTSRDRSVEENRKINESTTSINGLISSKAVVTANAGANGNAAIGSNVNTAPEQPVLNHWYLRKRFRTGPLRKQIIQSSSVIPVSVPIPASTSSATSGTASGAASASGEIISRVNTDGLTGSDIIFVGSKTYKPGSFFDDIFNIPISTLTAVNQLLRNNVG encoded by the exons ATGGCGACGAGAAAAGTGAGCGTTAGCAGTGTCCTTCTAGCAGtgaatctctttctatttttttcttttctaatcgatGCTAGAAAAGTCGAAGATAATGTTCAATCTTTCGGTGGG CTACCGTTCTTACAATTCACAAGAGACGGTGTCCGTGTGAATTTTGCTGGATATCATGCTGAAACTGGTCTCGGTGGTTTTCTTGGTGATTCTCAAACCGGTGGAGGACTTCATGCAAGTGCTGGAACACCGTTTGGTCCACAAGCATCTGCTGGATTAGGTGGACTACTTAACGGTAATAATGCAAACACAG GTGGTGGCTTATTCGCACAAGCTGGTCTTGGACATAATCGACCAGCAGCCAGGGCTGGTCTTGGAGGAATCCTAGACGGAAGTGGAAATTCGAATAATCCGAATGCTGCCGGTAATCTTTTCGCCGAAGCTGGACTTGGAAATAATCTACCAGGAGCTAAAGCTGGCCTTGGAGGAATCTTAGATGGAAGTGGAAATTCGAATAATCCTGTTGCCGGTAATCTTTTCGCAGAAGCTGGACTTGGAAATAATCTACCAGCAGCCAGAACTGGACTTGGAGGAGTCCTAGATGGAAGTGGAAATTTGAATAATCCTGTTGCCGGTAATCTTTTCGCAGAAGCTGGACTTGGAAATAATCAACCAGCAGCCAGAGCTGGACTCGAAGGTGTCCTAAACGGAAATGAAAACAAACCTATTTCCGATAATGTTCATTATGATACAGTATCTAGTAATACCGCGTCAATTAAACCTTCCACAAGtcatacaaacatacaatTAATTTCAGGATCAATACCGAAAAATCACAAGAACCAAAGAGca atagcTTCAAAATCGTTAGTCTTGGTCAACGAACCTGTTCCCGAATCAAAATAC tcTTCACCAGTAGGTACGTCAGCAGAACTATATGGAAATGTTTATCCTGATGCGAATTCGGGTTACGTCAGTGACAAGAGTGCATTCGAAAATGTACAAAAGATCCCAACTTCCCGTGATAGATCGgtcgaagaaaatcgaaagataaaCGAATCTACTACGTCTATCAATGGCTTGATATCTTCGAAAGCAGTCGTTACAGCTAATGCTGGAGCTAATGGCAATGCTGCGATTG GTAGTAATGTTAATACGGCACCAGAACAACCGGTGTTGAATCATTGGTACTTAAGAAAGAGATTTCGCACTGGTCCATtgagaaaacaaataatacaatCGAGTTCGGTGATACCAGTTTCGGTTCCAATCCCAGCATCCACGTCTAGCGCCACATCAGGAACTGCATCTGGTGCGGCCAGTGCATCCGGAGAAATTATCTCACGAGTGAATACCGACGGTTTGACTGGCAGTGACATCATTTTTGTTGGTTCAAAAACTTATAAACCCGGATCGTTCtttgatgatatttttaat ATACCGATTTCCACGTTGACGGCGGTAAATCAATTGCTCAGAAATAATGTTGGTTGA
- the LOC127063660 gene encoding uncharacterized protein LOC127063660 isoform X1 yields the protein MKGSFLSTFPFRSIMRVYFLIGVIALAAALEDAALQSQIYGDRLDQKKSVIDKIFNIPITAVKQTAVVAQSFTPENKETIDNIFQIPISTLEAVGSLVKTTSSQRLENADEIQKRRQERRDRIQAQREEQRLRREQIQNERLQKKASRYPRHHQKDPFGLNSLTKLFINHHGALYKPHQIHSLLGNYHCCSSNGHGGNNGGNHGSHGNYGGVHEILGDSEHGPNMYQVHEEINEENDSVGTFFGHFSLNSSKDKLQNKVAPSIDKERNDSIFENISTRKKNKSRYPYDEPPLQNKVAPRNTKITFV from the exons ATGAAAGGCAGCTTTCTCAGCacctttccttttcgttcgatCATGCGAGTTTACTTTCTGATTGGTGTCATTGCTCTCGCGGCTGCATTGGAGGAT gcCGCTTTACAAAGTCAAATTTATGGAGATCGTCTTGACCAGAAGAAAAGcgtaatcgataaaatatttaac ATTCCAATTACGGCCGTTAAACAAACTGCAGTAGTAGCGCAATCATTTACACCAGAAAATAAGGAAACGATCGACAACATTTTTCAG ATCCCAATTTCAACTTTGGAGGCGGTTGGAAGTCTCGTAAAAACAACTTCATCGCAGAGATTAGAAAACGCTGATGAAATTCAAAAGAGACGTCAGGAGAGACGTGATCGAATACAGGCTCAACGAGAGGAACAGAGACTAAGAAGAGAGCAAATACAAAACGAACGATTGCAAAAGAAGGCATCGAGATATCCAAGACACCATCAAAAAGATCCTTTTGGATTGAATTCGTTGACGAAACTTTTTATTAACCATCATGGTGCCCTTTACAAACCTCATCAAATACATTCTCTTCTTGGAAATTATCACTGTTGTTCAAGTAACGGTCATGGCGGTAATAATGGCGGTAATCATGGAAGTCATGGAAATTACGGAg GTGTACATGAAATTCTTGGTGATAGCGAACATGGTCCTAACATGTATCAGGTACATGAGGAaattaacgaagaaaacgatTCGGTCGGAACTTTCTTCGGACATTTTTCGTTGAATTCATCAAAAGACAAACTTCAGAACAAGGTGGCGCCGTCGATCGATAAGGAACGAAACGAttcaatatttgaaaatatttcaacaaggaaaaagaacaaatcgaGATATCCATACGACGAGCCACCGTTACAAAATAAAGTAGCTCCACGAAATACCAAGATTACGTTCGTTTGA
- the LOC127063831 gene encoding dentin sialophosphoprotein-like, producing the protein MGKLICTFLFLIISTNLVLGRYTTYQDNFALNSAVNEDPNSDPHNGNVLDGNHNSNIDDSKLDDSKVKKVDESKENDEDAKKNIIHFPNDKGGVSGEKNNGNSKEGSIFHDILGNKLQNSKEDNTESDNLKELENDNSKKDSISHGLLHHIFGHSKTDSSSHGLLDHIFDHSKTDSPSHGLLDHIFGHSKESNTESDNSKKSGNGNSKEGSSEDNNNSKNNDSSENSNESKHKGSSEKNNDSKHKDNSENNNGSKQKGSSGKIIGSKQKSNSGNSNESKDNNSSENSNNSKDNNSSESSNESKDNESSENSHDSKHKGSSANNNGSKQKGNSGKSHSSKQKSNLRNSNDSKQKDSSEDSNESKDNESSQNSNESKHKGSSEKNNDSKHKDNSENNNGSKQKGSSGKIIGSKQKSNSGNSNESKDNNSSENSNNSKDNSSEGSNESKDNESSENSHDSKHKGSSANNNGSKQKGNSGKSHSSKRKGNSGNSNDSKDNNSSEDNNNSKDNSSEGSNESKNNESSENSHDSKHKGSSANNNGSKQKGNSGKSHSSKQKGNSGNSNDSKDNNSSEDNNNSKDNSSEGSNESKNNESSENSHDSKHKGSSANNNGSKQKGNSGKSHSSKQKGNSGNSNDSKDNNSSEDSNNSKDNNSSEGSNESKNNESSDNSHDSKHKGSSANNNGSKQKGNSEKSHSSKQKGNLRNSNDSKDNNSSEDSNESENNDSEHKGSSANNNGSKQKGSSGKSNGSKRKDSSENINDSKDNNNSEDSNESKDNDNSENSNEFKHKCGSRNSNDYRNHDSSEDDKNSKNHGSSSKHTNKKHKRSEDSNKSGSSDNSSSHNNNDGVSLTETGQNESLLTFVENLLSTILKFVYNLLSFILSPITGLVTSIFNFLIRIPILGSLLKGIISLVEDILSLPESLLETIFNLIGHIIHFIFNLLSSILKQVLNIPGDLISLL; encoded by the exons ATGGGGAAGTTAATATGTACATTtctattcttaattatttcaacgaaTCTCGTATTGGGTCGTTATACGACATATCAAGACAATTTTGCGTTGAAC TCGGCTGTAAATGAAGATCCGAATAGTGATCCGCATAATGGAAATGTATTGGACGGCAATCataattcaaatattgatGATAGCAAATTAGATGATagcaaagtaaaaaaagttgATGAATCTAAGGAAAATGATGAAGAcgcaaaaaagaatattatacattttcctAATGATAAGGGCGGAGTAtcaggagagaaaaataatggaaactCCAAGGAAGGCTCTATATTTCATGACATTTTAGGCAATAAATTACAAAACTCCAAAGAAGACAATACCGAATcagataatttaaaagaattgGAAAATGATAACTCCAAGAAAGATTCTATATCACATGGTCTGTTACATCACATATTTGGTCACTCCAAGACAGACTCTTCATCACATGGTCTGTTAGACCACATATTTGATCACTCCAAAACAGACTCTCCATCACATGGTCTGTTAGACCACATATTTGGTCACTCCAAGGAAAGCAATACAGAATcagataattcaaaaaaatcaGGAAATGGTAACTCCAAGGAAGGCAGCTCAGAAGATAACAATAATTCCAAAAACAACGATAGTTCAGAGAACAGCAATGAATCTAAACACAAAGGCAGTtctgaaaagaataatgattCTAAACACAAAGACAATTCAGAAAACAATAATGGGTCTAAACAAAAAGGCAGTTCAGGAAAAATCATTGGttctaaacaaaaaagtaattcAGGAAACAGCAATGAATCTAAAGATAACAACAGTTCAGAAAACAGCAATAACTCTAAAGACAACAACAGTTCAGAAAGCAGTAATGAATCTAAAGACAATGAGAGTTCAGAAAACAGCCATGACTCTAAACACAAAGGCAGTTCAGCAAACAATAATGGCTCTAAACAGAAAGGCAATTCAGGAAAAAGCCATAGCTCTAAACAGAAAAGTAATTTAAGAAACAGCAATGACTCTAAACAAAAAGATAGTTCAGAAGACAGCAATGAATCTAAAGACAATGAGAGTTCACAGAACAGCAATGAATCTAAACACAAAGGCAGTtctgaaaagaataatgattCTAAACACAAAGACAATTCAGAAAACAATAATGGGTCTAAACAAAAAGGCAGTTCAGGAAAAATCATTGGttctaaacaaaaaagtaattcAGGAAACAGCAATGAATCTAAAGATAACAACAGTTCAGAAAACAGCAATAATTCTAAAGACAACAGTTCAGAAGGCAGTAATGAATCTAAAGATAATGAGAGTTCAGAAAACAGCCATGACTCTAAACACAAAGGCAGTTCAGCAAACAATAATGGTTCTAAACAGAAAGGCAATTCAGGAAAGAGCCATAGCTCTAAACGAAAAGGTAATTCAGGAAATAGCAATGACTCTAAAGATAATAACAGTTCAGAAGACAACAATAACTCTAAAGACAACAGTTCAGAAGGCAGTAATGAATCTAAAAACAATGAGAGTTCAGAAAACAGCCATGACTCTAAACACAAAGGCAGTTCAGCAAACAATAATGGCTCTAAACAGAAAGGCAATTCAGGAAAGAGCCATAGCTCTAAACAAAAAGGTAATTCAGGAAATAGCAATGACTCTAAAGATAATAACAGTTCAGAAGACAACAATAACTCTAAAGACAACAGTTCAGAAGGCAGTAATGAATCTAAAAACAATGAGAGTTCAGAAAACAGCCATGACTCTAAACACAAAGGCAGTTCAGCAAACAATAATGGCTCTAAACAGAAAGGCAATTCAGGAAAGAGCCATAGCTCTAAACAAAAAGGTAATTCAGGAAATAGCAATGACTCTAAAGATAATAACAGTTCAGAAGACAGCAATAACTCTAAAGACAACAACAGTTCAGAAGGCAGTAATGAATCTAAAAACAATGAGAGTTCAGATAACAGCCATGACTCTAAACACAAAGGCAGTTCAGCAAACAATAATGGCTCTAAACAGAAAGGCAATTCAGAAAAGAGCCATAGCTCTAAACAGAAAGGTAATTTAAGAAACAGCAATGACTCTAAAGATAACAACAGTTCAGAAGACAGCAATGAATCTGAAAACAATGACTCTGAACACAAAGGTAGTTCAGCAAACAACAATGGCTCTAAACAGAAAGGTAGTTCAGGAAAGAGCAATGGCTCTAAACGAAAAGATAGTTCAGAAAACATCAATGATTCTAAAGACAACAACAATTCAGAAGACAGCAATGAATCTAAAGACAATGACAATTCAGAAAACAGCAATGAATTTAAACACAAATGCGGATCAAGAAATAGCAATGACTATAGAAACCACGACAGTTCagaagatgataaaaattctaagAACCACGGTAGTTCTTCCAAACACAccaataaaaaacataaaagaagtGAAGATAGTAACAAATCGGGATCATCTGATAATTCCAGCAGTCATAACAATAATGATGGGGTTAGCTTAACGGAAACAGGACAAAATGAATCTCTGCTTACATTTGTAGAGAATCTCTTGTCCACCATATTAAAG TTTGTATATAATCTACTGTCCTTCATACTAAGTCCTATAACTGGCTTGGTCacatcgatttttaatttcctaATTCGTATACCAATTCTAGGAAGCTTACTTAAAGGAATTATTTCTCTTGTAGAAGACATACTCTCTCTACCTGAATCCTTATTAGAAACTATATTCAATCTTATTGGACatataattcatttcatttttaatttgttatcaAGCATTTTGAAGCAAGTTTTAAACATACCCGGAGACTTAATATCATTGCTTTGA